In the Actinomycetota bacterium genome, one interval contains:
- a CDS encoding DUF523 domain-containing protein, with protein sequence MDDKAGTASKRYIVSSCLAGLATRYDAAAAPCGSVEAAVERGAAIPFCPEQGGGLKTPRTPAEIVGGDGHDVLKGNARVITGDGEDVTEEFVRGAKQMLILARLTHASAAILKSDSPSCGAGTIYDGTFSGNMVEGDGVAAALLREAGFEIITEKEFKDD encoded by the coding sequence TTGGATGACAAGGCCGGCACTGCAAGCAAGCGATATATAGTCAGCTCATGCCTGGCGGGCCTCGCGACCCGTTACGACGCCGCGGCGGCGCCCTGCGGCAGCGTCGAAGCCGCAGTCGAGCGGGGGGCCGCGATACCGTTCTGCCCCGAGCAGGGCGGCGGTCTTAAGACACCGCGTACCCCCGCCGAAATAGTCGGAGGTGACGGCCACGATGTATTAAAAGGGAACGCCCGAGTCATTACCGGGGACGGCGAGGATGTGACCGAAGAGTTTGTCCGAGGGGCCAAGCAGATGCTGATTCTTGCCCGGCTAACCCATGCGTCCGCCGCGATTCTAAAGAGCGACAGCCCCTCGTGCGGCGCGGGGACTATATATGATGGGACTTTTTCCGGTAATATGGTAGAGGGCGACGGTGTAGCCGCCGCGCTCCTTAGAGAGGCGGGCTTTGAGATAATTACCGAGAAAGAGTTTAAAGATGATTGA
- a CDS encoding histidinol-phosphatase HisJ family protein, whose product MIDYHVHTARCGHADGEMSDYVAQARKIGLREIGFADHLPLLTTEDPSLTMTLDEFSGYVQEVHSLAGDADGIIVKLGIEADYLPGLERETAALLASCDFDYVIGSIHFIDGWGFDDGRYLEGYAQKDIHTIYEDYFKLVAQAAGSGMFDIIGHLDLVKKYGFRPETDITSLLEDTVAAIKEAGVCVEINTAGLRKPAGEVYPSEAILALCSKAGVPITLGSDAHRPDQVGMDFDHALRLAVAAGYRRLTVFDGRERDYIDIP is encoded by the coding sequence ATGATTGACTACCACGTCCACACCGCCCGCTGCGGCCACGCCGACGGTGAGATGTCGGACTACGTCGCACAGGCGCGCAAAATCGGCCTGCGGGAAATCGGCTTCGCCGACCATCTCCCGCTTCTCACCACGGAGGACCCCTCGCTTACAATGACCTTGGACGAGTTCTCGGGTTATGTTCAAGAGGTCCATAGTCTGGCGGGTGATGCCGACGGCATCATTGTAAAGCTCGGCATCGAGGCCGATTATCTGCCGGGCTTAGAGCGCGAAACAGCGGCCTTGCTCGCGTCGTGCGATTTCGACTACGTCATCGGGTCTATTCACTTCATCGACGGCTGGGGATTCGATGACGGCCGCTATCTCGAAGGTTATGCCCAAAAAGATATTCACACCATCTACGAAGATTATTTTAAGCTGGTGGCGCAAGCCGCGGGCTCCGGGATGTTCGATATCATCGGACACCTGGACCTCGTCAAGAAGTACGGTTTCCGGCCTGAAACGGATATAACGAGTTTATTAGAGGATACGGTCGCGGCGATAAAAGAGGCCGGCGTCTGTGTCGAGATAAATACGGCCGGCCTTCGAAAGCCCGCGGGTGAGGTCTACCCTAGTGAGGCTATCTTGGCGCTCTGTTCGAAAGCCGGGGTCCCGATAACGCTAGGCTCGGACGCGCACCGTCCCGACCAGGTAGGCATGGATTTCGACCATGCGTTGCGCCTCGCTGTCGCGGCCGGGTACCGGCGACTGACCGTGTTCGACGGACGCGAGCGCGACTATATCGACATCCCGTAG
- a CDS encoding GGDEF domain-containing protein: MITLNNKNNNRQLSLRGRLSILLIVMLLPFFCFSIYQAVMISNRLENEAQQESLRVAKNIAISLDEYITSTGEVLIPIANNESARNRDYPKIKELLERILLKYPYYNSLSFVDANGIRRVMAERRDMNGGEPLGHDDNSVRGLPFFKRGMEASGISVGDFRFCGVTKMPIVHITYPVFDPSEERVGLVAAAFDLTKLQDKLMGPEIPDYITICVIDNNGIVVARDREPKKFIGKDISKERVFKNMFGLKQGIDKVRSPDGVERAFGFERASRVPWYVRAGVDTEYIKGQAGTEFIHQFLVFVPFLLLSVLGWFWVGKSVDRVHATTGQLSLTDPLTGLWNLRKLHQDLDYEFSRAKRYNNKLSFAMIDIDFFKDYNDQNGHQAGDEALRLVSELIRKSVRDADIAYRYGGEEMCVLLSTTDKEGAAYLAERIRRGIEAFSFAGGESQPNGKLTVSIGVATYPDDSSFRDGLVNSADVALYRAKSLGRNRVEVCGKTIPAHGPHDSFAVKVPGMHP, from the coding sequence ATGATAACTTTAAACAACAAAAACAATAACCGCCAACTATCGCTAAGGGGACGATTATCGATCCTCCTCATCGTTATGCTCCTGCCGTTCTTCTGCTTTTCGATTTATCAAGCTGTTATGATAAGCAATCGCCTTGAGAACGAAGCGCAGCAGGAAAGTTTAAGGGTCGCTAAAAACATCGCCATAAGCTTAGATGAGTATATAACCTCGACCGGTGAGGTCTTGATTCCAATCGCAAACAACGAGAGTGCGCGCAACCGGGACTACCCCAAGATAAAAGAACTTCTCGAAAGAATCCTCCTTAAATATCCATATTATAACTCTCTCTCCTTTGTCGACGCCAACGGAATCAGGCGAGTTATGGCGGAGCGCCGGGATATGAACGGGGGCGAACCCTTAGGACATGACGACAACTCCGTGCGCGGGCTGCCCTTTTTTAAACGCGGCATGGAGGCCTCGGGAATATCCGTCGGCGACTTCAGGTTCTGCGGAGTCACGAAAATGCCTATCGTCCACATAACCTACCCGGTATTCGACCCCTCGGAAGAACGGGTCGGTCTGGTAGCCGCCGCTTTTGACCTGACCAAACTCCAAGATAAGCTTATGGGCCCCGAAATCCCCGATTATATTACGATCTGCGTTATCGACAACAACGGGATTGTGGTCGCTAGAGATCGCGAGCCTAAGAAATTTATCGGCAAAGATATCTCGAAGGAGCGCGTCTTCAAAAACATGTTCGGACTAAAACAAGGAATAGACAAAGTTCGCTCACCCGACGGCGTAGAGCGCGCTTTCGGTTTTGAGCGGGCATCGAGGGTGCCGTGGTATGTCAGGGCGGGCGTCGATACCGAATACATCAAAGGCCAAGCCGGAACCGAGTTCATCCACCAATTCTTGGTGTTCGTGCCGTTTCTGCTTCTCTCTGTCTTGGGTTGGTTTTGGGTCGGAAAGAGTGTCGATAGAGTACACGCCACCACCGGTCAGCTAAGCCTAACCGACCCGCTAACGGGCTTGTGGAACCTGCGAAAGCTCCACCAAGACCTCGATTATGAGTTCAGCCGAGCAAAACGCTACAACAATAAACTCTCCTTCGCCATGATAGATATCGACTTCTTTAAAGACTACAACGACCAAAACGGGCACCAAGCCGGAGACGAAGCTTTGCGACTGGTCTCCGAATTGATTCGCAAATCGGTCAGGGACGCCGATATCGCCTACCGCTACGGCGGCGAAGAGATGTGCGTCCTTCTTTCGACGACGGATAAAGAAGGCGCCGCCTATTTGGCCGAGCGCATAAGGCGCGGCATAGAAGCCTTTAGTTTCGCCGGCGGGGAGAGTCAACCTAACGGAAAGCTTACGGTTTCGATTGGCGTGGCGACATACCCTGATGACTCGTCATTTAGAGATGGTCTTGTGAACAGCGCCGACGTGGCGCTTTATAGGGCGAAGAGCCTGGGCAGAAACAGGGTTGAAGTATGTGGTAAAACCATACCCGCGCACGGACCGCATGATTCTTTCGCTGTCAAGGTTCCCGGCATGCATCCTTAG